In Yersinia enterocolitica subsp. enterocolitica, one DNA window encodes the following:
- the galE gene encoding UDP-glucose 4-epimerase GalE, whose product MYVLVTGGSGYIGSHTCVQLIEAGYQPVILDNLCNSKSSVLARIHQLTGYTPELYQGDIRDRALLDKIFAAHPIHAVIHFAGLKAVGESVSKPLEYYNNNIFGTLVLLEAMRAAQVKNFIFSSSATVYGDQPQIPYVESFPTGSPSSPYGRSKLMVEQILQDVQLADPQWNMTILRYFNPVGAHSSGLMGEDPQGIPNNLMPFIAQVAVGRRESLAIFGNDYPTPDGTGVRDYIHVVDLADGHVAAMKKLHNQPGVHIFNLGAGVGHSVLQVVEAFSKACGKPLTYHFAPRREGDLPAYWADPTKAAEQLGWRVSRSLDEMAADTWRWQSQNPQGYPD is encoded by the coding sequence ATGTATGTACTGGTAACAGGTGGTAGCGGTTACATTGGTAGTCATACCTGTGTGCAATTGATTGAAGCTGGCTATCAGCCAGTTATCCTCGACAATCTTTGTAATAGCAAATCCAGCGTATTAGCCCGGATACATCAATTGACTGGCTACACTCCTGAACTTTATCAGGGGGACATTCGTGACCGCGCCCTGCTCGATAAGATATTCGCCGCTCATCCTATTCACGCGGTCATTCATTTTGCTGGCTTGAAAGCTGTCGGCGAATCCGTCAGTAAGCCATTGGAATATTACAATAATAATATTTTCGGCACCTTAGTCTTGCTGGAGGCGATGCGCGCGGCTCAGGTCAAAAACTTTATCTTCAGTTCATCCGCCACCGTGTATGGTGATCAGCCGCAAATTCCTTATGTTGAAAGCTTCCCGACTGGCTCACCTTCTAGTCCGTATGGCCGCAGCAAATTGATGGTTGAGCAAATCCTGCAAGATGTGCAACTGGCCGACCCACAATGGAACATGACTATCCTGCGTTATTTCAATCCGGTTGGGGCCCATTCATCTGGGCTGATGGGAGAAGACCCACAAGGTATCCCTAACAACTTGATGCCGTTTATTGCACAGGTTGCAGTAGGCCGCCGTGAATCATTGGCGATATTCGGCAATGACTATCCAACCCCTGATGGCACTGGGGTTCGTGACTATATTCATGTGGTCGATTTAGCTGACGGCCATGTTGCCGCAATGAAAAAGTTACACAATCAACCGGGTGTACATATTTTTAATTTGGGTGCCGGTGTTGGCCACAGTGTTTTACAGGTGGTCGAAGCATTCAGCAAAGCTTGTGGCAAACCACTGACCTACCATTTTGCCCCACGTCGTGAAGGTGATCTTCCGGCTTATTGGGCTGATCCCACCAAAGCTGCGGAACAACTGGGCTGGCGAGTCAGCCGCTCGCTGGACGAAATGGCGGCTGATACCTGGCGCTGGCAATCACAGAATCCTCAGGGCTATCCCGATTAA
- a CDS encoding CPBP family intramembrane glutamic endopeptidase, which translates to MWGVLAASLFFLSINRVLSLFLLALSLSIALYHGVLTLPSAAFLLLTLAVALLLKKYRQQKWLAAGLELLLVLAAIALFLHLIPGFNNLKVLDNVKVGPLSAAFSMYYNLDKALVPFILLACLPTLFVAKKHLSVSRLGWLGLIASIPALLLLAVALGGLKVEMHTPAWVGSFVMANIFFVCLAEEALFRGYLQQRLSQCIGNYPALLLTALLFGAAHFAGGALLMVFAALAGVIYGLAWLWSGRLWVAVAFHFGLNLMHLLYFTYPLYSTH; encoded by the coding sequence ATGTGGGGCGTACTCGCTGCATCACTGTTTTTCTTATCAATTAACCGGGTACTTTCCCTGTTTCTGTTGGCTTTATCCTTATCTATTGCCCTGTATCACGGTGTTCTGACGTTACCCTCAGCGGCATTTCTGTTGCTGACACTGGCAGTTGCGCTGCTACTGAAAAAATATCGTCAACAAAAATGGTTGGCCGCCGGATTAGAATTGCTCTTGGTGCTTGCCGCCATTGCCCTATTCCTGCACTTGATTCCTGGTTTTAACAACTTGAAAGTGTTAGATAACGTAAAAGTGGGGCCACTGAGTGCCGCCTTTAGCATGTATTACAATCTTGATAAGGCACTGGTTCCCTTTATTTTGCTCGCCTGCCTGCCCACCTTGTTTGTTGCCAAAAAACATCTCTCAGTTAGCCGGCTCGGCTGGTTAGGTTTGATTGCCAGTATCCCCGCATTGTTACTGCTGGCGGTTGCGCTAGGCGGTTTAAAAGTTGAAATGCACACTCCTGCATGGGTTGGCTCCTTTGTTATGGCCAATATATTTTTTGTTTGCCTGGCCGAAGAAGCGCTATTCCGTGGTTATTTGCAGCAACGCCTAAGTCAGTGCATCGGTAACTATCCTGCACTGCTGCTTACCGCGCTATTGTTCGGTGCCGCGCATTTTGCCGGTGGCGCGCTGTTAATGGTGTTCGCTGCTCTGGCAGGGGTCATTTATGGTTTAGCCTGGCTGTGGAGTGGCCGTTTGTGGGTTGCAGTGGCATTCCATTTCGGCCTGAATTTAATGCATTTGCTGTACTTTACCTACCCGCTTTACTCCACCCACTGA
- the modF gene encoding molybdate ABC transporter ATP-binding protein ModF produces the protein MSELQITQGCFRLSDTRTLILPELRISSGDMQQTSDSWAFVGANGSGKSSLAKALAGELILLSGRRQSNFNHIVRLSFEQLQQLISEEWQRNNTDLLSIDEDDTGRTTAEIIQEEFSDPQRCQQLAEQFGISHLLSRRFKYLSTGETRKTLLCRALMPQPDLLILDEPFDGLDVAARAQLASRLSTLSAQGVTLVLVLNRFDDIPDFVQYVGVLADCQLTHTGPRQQILSQALIAQLAHSENLEGLLLPETESPQQQVHLSQDNPLIILKNGVVKYNDRPILHNLSWRVNPGEHWQIIGQNGAGKSTLLSLITGDHPQGYSNDLTLFGRRRGSGETIWDIKRHIGYVSSSLHLDYRVSTNLRTVILSGFFDSIGIYQAVSDRQQQLADQWLALLGFSATTADQPFHSLSWGQQRLALIARALVKHPALLILDEPLQGLDPLNRLLVRRFIDVMISEGETQLLFVSHHAEDAPQCITHRLTFIPDGDIYQYQQEKLPS, from the coding sequence ATGTCTGAATTGCAAATAACGCAAGGTTGTTTTCGTCTGAGCGACACCCGGACACTCATCTTGCCAGAGTTACGTATATCTTCTGGTGATATGCAGCAGACAAGTGATAGCTGGGCATTTGTTGGTGCCAATGGCAGCGGTAAATCGTCGCTGGCCAAGGCCTTAGCGGGAGAACTTATCCTGCTTAGTGGCCGTCGCCAGAGCAATTTTAACCATATTGTGCGTTTGTCTTTCGAGCAACTGCAACAGTTAATCAGCGAAGAGTGGCAGCGTAATAACACCGATTTACTCAGCATCGATGAAGATGATACCGGTCGCACCACGGCCGAAATCATCCAGGAAGAATTCAGCGATCCGCAGCGCTGCCAGCAACTGGCAGAGCAATTTGGCATTAGCCACTTACTCTCACGTCGCTTTAAGTATCTTTCGACCGGCGAAACTCGCAAGACATTGTTATGCCGGGCACTGATGCCACAACCCGACCTACTGATTCTGGATGAGCCGTTTGATGGTTTGGATGTGGCCGCCCGTGCGCAGTTGGCCAGCAGGTTGTCCACACTTTCAGCGCAAGGCGTCACTCTGGTTTTAGTGCTTAACCGCTTTGATGATATTCCCGATTTTGTACAATACGTCGGCGTACTGGCGGATTGCCAATTGACCCATACCGGCCCACGTCAGCAGATCCTTTCCCAAGCGCTGATTGCTCAACTGGCACACAGCGAAAATCTTGAGGGATTGTTACTGCCAGAAACGGAAAGCCCACAGCAGCAAGTTCATTTATCGCAAGACAATCCACTGATTATATTGAAAAATGGAGTGGTAAAGTACAATGACCGCCCTATTTTGCATAACCTGAGCTGGCGGGTAAATCCAGGCGAGCATTGGCAAATTATCGGCCAGAATGGCGCAGGGAAATCAACTTTACTCAGCCTAATTACAGGTGATCATCCACAAGGTTACAGTAATGATTTAACACTGTTTGGCCGCCGTCGTGGCAGTGGAGAAACCATCTGGGATATTAAACGTCATATCGGTTATGTCAGCAGTAGCTTACATTTGGACTATCGTGTCAGTACCAATCTGCGCACGGTGATTTTATCGGGCTTTTTCGATTCAATTGGTATTTATCAGGCGGTATCAGACCGGCAGCAGCAACTTGCCGATCAATGGCTGGCGTTACTGGGGTTTTCTGCAACGACTGCCGATCAGCCTTTCCATAGCTTATCGTGGGGGCAACAGCGCTTGGCGCTGATCGCCCGAGCGCTGGTAAAACACCCTGCGCTACTGATTCTCGATGAACCATTGCAAGGATTAGATCCACTTAACCGATTGTTAGTACGCCGTTTTATTGATGTGATGATCAGTGAAGGTGAGACACAATTGTTGTTCGTTTCCCACCACGCAGAAGATGCTCCGCAATGCATTACCCACCGACTAACCTTTATTCCTGATGGCGATATTTATCAATATCAGCAGGAAAAATTGCCCAGCTAA
- the modE gene encoding molybdenum-dependent transcriptional regulator: MQAEILLTLKLQQRLFADPRRISLLKQIQNTGSISQGAKLAGISYKSAWDAINEMNTLAEETLVERATGGKGGGGAFLTRYGERLIQLYDLLAQIQQKAFDTLKDDSMPLDSLLAAISRFSLQTSARNQFFGTVIERDHQQVQQHINILLSDGETRLSAAITQQSADRLQLVAGKEVLALIKAPWIKLITDQALAGAADNSLTGTVSSIEPGNEHSEVIVTLAGGASLCSTQNNSELHKLNLRVGSDVIAQFNADRVIIATLC, translated from the coding sequence ATGCAGGCCGAAATCCTACTCACTTTAAAACTTCAGCAGCGACTGTTTGCCGATCCACGACGTATCTCATTACTGAAACAAATACAAAATACCGGTTCAATCAGTCAGGGCGCGAAACTCGCGGGCATTAGCTATAAAAGCGCCTGGGATGCCATCAATGAAATGAATACCTTAGCTGAAGAAACCTTGGTCGAGCGGGCAACAGGCGGCAAAGGTGGCGGCGGCGCTTTTCTGACTCGCTATGGTGAGCGTTTAATCCAGCTCTATGATTTGCTGGCGCAGATTCAACAAAAAGCATTTGATACTTTAAAAGACGACTCGATGCCACTGGATAGCTTGCTGGCCGCAATTTCTCGTTTCTCTCTGCAAACCAGCGCCCGTAACCAGTTCTTCGGTACGGTGATAGAGCGTGACCATCAGCAGGTTCAACAACACATCAATATCTTGTTATCAGATGGGGAGACCCGCTTATCTGCGGCGATAACCCAGCAAAGTGCTGACCGGTTGCAACTTGTCGCGGGTAAAGAAGTGTTGGCGCTGATCAAAGCGCCCTGGATAAAACTGATCACTGATCAAGCGCTCGCGGGGGCGGCGGATAACTCTCTGACAGGCACCGTTAGCAGTATCGAGCCAGGTAATGAACACAGTGAAGTTATCGTGACATTGGCGGGAGGTGCTAGTCTCTGCTCGACACAAAATAACAGCGAGTTGCACAAACTGAATTTGCGCGTGGGAAGTGATGTTATTGCCCAGTTCAATGCTGATCGGGTCATCATCGCCACACTGTGTTGA
- a CDS encoding AcrZ family multidrug efflux pump-associated protein has protein sequence MLDLLKSLLFAVVMVPVVMAVILGMIYGLGEVFNIISKTGHTKERS, from the coding sequence ATGTTAGATCTTTTGAAAAGCCTGCTTTTTGCTGTGGTCATGGTACCCGTAGTGATGGCAGTGATTTTGGGCATGATCTATGGACTGGGTGAGGTGTTTAACATCATCTCTAAAACGGGTCACACCAAAGAACGCTCTTAA
- the modA gene encoding molybdate ABC transporter substrate-binding protein produces the protein MKNQYGKVNKWVASAALLVAFSSSAMAADITVFAAASLTNALQDIAAQYKKEKQVDVVASYASSSTLARQIEQGAPADLFISADQQWMDYAIDKQQMVANTRYTLLGNELVLIAPKDSKITKVEIDKKTDWKKLLEGGRLAVGDPDHVPAGIYAKESLENLGAWATLAPEMARANNVRSAMALVERAEAPLGIVYGSDAIASDKVKVVGVFPESSHKPVEYPMAIVKGHENPTVTAFYDYLKSPAAAVIFEKYGFTTR, from the coding sequence ATGAAGAATCAATACGGTAAAGTGAATAAATGGGTTGCGAGTGCTGCGTTGTTGGTAGCATTTTCCAGTTCTGCCATGGCGGCAGATATTACAGTTTTTGCAGCTGCCTCTTTGACCAATGCGCTGCAAGATATCGCGGCACAGTATAAAAAAGAGAAGCAAGTTGATGTGGTAGCTTCTTACGCTTCATCCTCTACTCTGGCACGCCAGATTGAGCAGGGTGCTCCGGCGGACTTGTTTATCTCTGCTGATCAGCAATGGATGGATTATGCCATTGATAAGCAACAAATGGTTGCTAATACCCGCTATACCCTGTTAGGTAATGAGCTAGTATTGATTGCGCCAAAAGACAGCAAAATTACCAAAGTTGAGATTGATAAAAAAACAGATTGGAAGAAATTGTTAGAGGGTGGCCGTCTGGCTGTTGGCGATCCTGATCATGTTCCTGCTGGGATTTATGCTAAAGAGTCATTAGAGAATTTAGGTGCTTGGGCAACTTTAGCTCCAGAAATGGCTCGAGCCAATAACGTGCGCAGTGCTATGGCACTGGTCGAACGGGCGGAAGCGCCACTGGGTATCGTCTACGGCTCAGATGCTATAGCCAGCGATAAAGTGAAAGTTGTGGGGGTATTCCCGGAATCGAGCCATAAGCCGGTTGAATACCCAATGGCGATTGTTAAGGGTCATGAAAATCCTACCGTTACTGCTTTTTATGACTACCTGAAAAGCCCGGCAGCGGCTGTTATTTTCGAAAAATATGGATTTACCACACGCTAA
- the modB gene encoding molybdate ABC transporter permease subunit, with product MILSEYEWQAIILSLKVSGVAVVCSLPLGILMAWILVRCRFPGKSLLDSIIHLPLVLPPVVIGYLLLISMGRRGFIGEWLYSWFGINFSFSWRGAALASAVVAFPLMVRAIRLALEAVDTRLELAARTLGANPWRVFFTITLPLSLPGVIAGTVLSFARSLGEFGATITFVSNIPGETRTIPLAMYTLIETPGAEAAAARLCIIAIILSLVSLLLSEWLARWGKKRMGVPC from the coding sequence ATGATATTGAGTGAGTATGAGTGGCAGGCCATTATTCTGAGCCTGAAGGTTTCCGGTGTGGCGGTGGTGTGCAGTTTGCCATTAGGTATTTTGATGGCATGGATTTTAGTGCGCTGCCGTTTCCCCGGTAAGTCTTTGTTAGATAGTATTATTCACTTACCACTGGTGCTGCCGCCAGTGGTTATTGGTTATTTGCTGCTGATCAGCATGGGCCGCCGCGGTTTTATCGGCGAGTGGCTTTATAGCTGGTTTGGCATTAATTTCAGTTTCAGTTGGCGTGGCGCGGCATTGGCCTCGGCGGTAGTGGCTTTCCCATTGATGGTCAGGGCTATCCGTCTGGCGCTGGAAGCGGTTGACACCCGGCTAGAGTTGGCTGCACGTACCCTCGGGGCAAACCCGTGGCGGGTGTTTTTCACCATCACGTTACCGCTTTCTTTACCGGGGGTGATTGCCGGTACGGTACTTTCTTTTGCCCGTTCGTTGGGGGAGTTTGGTGCCACCATCACTTTCGTTTCCAATATTCCCGGCGAAACCCGCACCATTCCATTGGCCATGTACACCCTAATTGAAACGCCCGGCGCTGAAGCGGCGGCGGCGCGGCTGTGTATTATTGCTATTATTCTGTCGCTGGTTTCTCTGTTGTTGTCTGAATGGCTGGCCCGTTGGGGTAAAAAGCGCATGGGGGTACCATGCTAG
- the modC gene encoding molybdenum ABC transporter ATP-binding protein ModC, translated as MLELDFSQQLGDLHLQVSTNLPAQGITAIFGLSGAGKTSLINVIGGLTRPQQGKVVLNGRVLVDAEQNIYLPPEKRRVGYVFQDARLFPHYRVMGNLQYGMNPSMRGQFDTIVGLLGIEALLGRFPLTLSGGEKQRVAIGRALLTAPELLLMDEPLASLDLPRKRELLPYLERLAQDVNTPILYVSHSMDEILRLADQVVVMDAGKVRAVGGLEEVWASSALRPWLQREEPSSILRVSVIGHHDRYAMTALALGDQRLWVGKLEAQEGESMRIRINAADVSLVLQPPQNSSIRNILPVKIAECLEVDGQIDVKLAVGDQWLWARITPWARDELGLKPGQWVYAQIKSVSFNRKN; from the coding sequence ATGCTAGAACTGGATTTCAGCCAACAACTGGGTGATTTGCATTTACAAGTGAGCACTAATTTACCCGCTCAAGGCATTACCGCTATTTTTGGTTTGTCGGGAGCCGGTAAGACGTCGCTGATCAATGTGATTGGTGGTTTGACTCGCCCGCAGCAAGGCAAAGTTGTGCTTAATGGCCGGGTGCTGGTGGATGCAGAACAGAATATTTATCTGCCACCGGAAAAACGGCGGGTCGGTTATGTCTTTCAGGATGCGCGTTTGTTCCCCCATTATCGCGTAATGGGTAACTTGCAATATGGTATGAACCCGTCAATGCGCGGGCAGTTTGATACCATTGTGGGGTTGTTGGGTATCGAGGCGTTATTAGGGCGTTTCCCGTTAACCCTTTCTGGTGGCGAAAAACAGCGAGTAGCGATTGGCCGTGCTTTGCTGACTGCCCCTGAGTTGTTGTTGATGGATGAGCCTTTAGCCTCACTGGATTTGCCGCGTAAGCGTGAACTGTTGCCGTATCTGGAGCGGCTGGCGCAAGACGTCAATACACCGATATTGTATGTCAGCCACAGCATGGACGAGATTTTGCGTTTGGCGGATCAAGTGGTGGTGATGGATGCAGGTAAAGTTCGCGCTGTTGGTGGCCTGGAAGAGGTGTGGGCCAGTAGTGCATTGCGTCCGTGGCTACAACGGGAAGAGCCGAGCAGCATATTGCGAGTGAGTGTCATTGGTCATCATGACCGTTACGCGATGACAGCACTGGCATTAGGCGATCAGCGGTTATGGGTCGGAAAGCTGGAGGCGCAAGAGGGTGAATCAATGCGCATCCGGATAAATGCGGCCGATGTCTCATTGGTATTACAGCCACCGCAAAACAGCAGTATTCGCAATATTTTGCCGGTCAAAATAGCCGAATGCCTTGAAGTTGATGGGCAGATTGATGTCAAACTGGCTGTTGGCGACCAATGGTTATGGGCAAGAATTACGCCGTGGGCGCGGGATGAACTGGGGCTGAAACCCGGTCAGTGGGTGTATGCTCAGATAAAAAGTGTGTCGTTTAATCGTAAAAATTGA
- a CDS encoding pyridoxal phosphatase: MTYRIIALDLDGTLLDSKKRILPESLSALAQARAAGVKVVVVTGRHHVAIHPFYQALELDTPAICCNGTYLYDYQAKKVLDSNPLEPQQAVQVLQLLEQSDIHGLMYVDDAMLYQQSSGHVVRSLNWAESLPVAQRPTLLQVDSLLDAAHSANAIWKFATSHADIDQLKTFASKVEDEMGLACEWSWHDQVDIAQAGNSKGMRLQQWVESQGLSMKEVVAFGDNFNDLSMLESAGLGVAMGNSADAIKQRADLVIADNEQPGIAAVIRQHVLA, encoded by the coding sequence ATGACATACCGTATTATTGCATTGGATTTGGATGGAACGCTGCTGGACAGCAAGAAACGTATTTTACCTGAATCTTTGTCCGCACTGGCGCAAGCTCGCGCCGCAGGGGTCAAGGTTGTGGTCGTCACGGGTCGTCATCATGTGGCGATTCATCCGTTTTATCAGGCGCTTGAGCTCGACACTCCAGCAATTTGCTGTAATGGCACTTACCTATATGATTATCAAGCCAAAAAAGTTTTAGATTCCAACCCATTAGAACCTCAACAGGCGGTTCAGGTATTACAGTTGCTGGAGCAAAGTGATATCCACGGGCTGATGTATGTCGACGATGCGATGCTTTATCAACAGAGTAGCGGGCATGTCGTTCGCTCCCTCAATTGGGCCGAATCATTACCCGTTGCCCAACGCCCGACCCTGCTTCAGGTCGATAGCTTGTTAGATGCCGCCCACAGCGCCAATGCTATTTGGAAATTTGCCACTTCCCATGCTGACATCGACCAACTAAAAACATTTGCGAGCAAAGTAGAAGATGAAATGGGGCTGGCATGTGAATGGTCGTGGCATGATCAAGTGGATATCGCCCAAGCCGGAAATAGCAAAGGGATGCGCCTGCAACAATGGGTTGAATCTCAAGGTTTGAGCATGAAAGAAGTGGTCGCTTTTGGTGACAATTTTAACGACCTGAGCATGCTTGAGAGCGCCGGTTTAGGTGTGGCTATGGGCAACAGCGCTGATGCCATCAAACAACGGGCCGATCTGGTGATTGCCGATAACGAACAACCGGGTATTGCTGCGGTTATCCGCCAGCATGTGCTGGCATAA